One Cydia fagiglandana chromosome 5, ilCydFagi1.1, whole genome shotgun sequence genomic window, GTCGTCGCCGGTCCGAAAGTCGCATCGAACCGGGTTAGTGTACCTGTAAAGGGTACTGATCGAGCGGCTTCCAAGGAGAAGCTCCCTGTTGCCAGTATGGATGAGGAGGATTTCACACTGGTATCAAGAAAGAAGAAGGCGCGCACGGCGCCTCGTAAGACTCAGTGTGGTACCGCCGAACCGGCTAATTCTGGCTTGCGGATTGCTACACCGAGTAAGGCGCTGTACGTATCGCGCTTGCATTACACAGCCACGGCTGCTGAAGTGGTGGAGTATGTACACCAGAAGaccggctacacgctgagggtgttccagcttcgatcgcgccactacgtgcacttcaactcttttgtggtgcgcgtgccgcgaccgctgcaggggaccatcgagtgcaccgacttctggccgaaaggtgtcgtgtttcggaggttccggggcaaactgccgaatccgacacaagagcagccgatgcaacggagccacgccgttttgtcgactaaatagtgtttagttttaagtttataaaatacattatgtatgtgcTTGAGCCTCCGGGTCTAAGTCGCACGGACGGCAAGCGGCCTGATGGCCTAACCTTAGTGCCGTGGGAGAGAGGGCGGTGCCTGGTCTGGGACGCTACGTGCGTCAGCACCTTCGCCGCCTCTCATATCAGTCGCACGGCACGCGCGGCCGGAGCGGCGGCCGAGTCTCAGGCGGCGGTGAAGCGCCAAAAGTATGTTCCCTTGGGCTCGGGTTATAATTTCGTCCCTTTTGCGGTGGAAACGGCGGGCTGCTGGGGTGCTGACGCGAAACAATTTGTGCGTGACATAGGCCGTCGACTCAGGCAAAAGGGAGAGGATCCCCGCTCCGAATCATTTCTGGTGCAGAGGCTGTCCATAGCCattcagcggggtaatgccgtgagtgttatgggcacttttgcaccggaagcgatAAGGAACGGGTTTTGACGGATAGTTACTttcgtaattatttaagatgtattttgtattgtgtccaatttgtacataaataataaatttatgtatgttagtctgtaaggtatttgtaatatgggccttgttgcctgaattaaatttctaaataaataaataaatagaagtcggttttttttcttaaaaattattgatagtaacttcctagggcgtttttaaagtagaataaatttgctacaatgagacactagaattgtctctgtacatctaatattttacctaagaactgatgtaaaattataaaattttgaaaggctttatctcggaaaatattaaatgtacagagacaattctagtgtcttattgtagaaaatttagtctactttaaaaactcCCTAGGaaattactatcaaaaactagtactttagggttataatcgcccaaatctaaaaaaaattgcggtttattcgatttttgacaattttgcgttcggcgctcgaggtcacaaacttggattattcattgggccaacatcataaacatgcctgcaaaaaatcagaactaccggatttgacgcaaaagagccaggttacaaaattcaaCAAAGTTAATACTGGATTATTTTGTAATTAGTACTGTTTTTAAGTACTTGATTTTAATTGTGTGTGTGTAATTATTCACTTCAACCTCTTCCGTCGAcatcctaccgactgcgccatgtACTGTTCTTTAATAAAACGATATATGAGGTCTTCAATAGTagtttattttatcaaaatacaccactttatatttaattaacatttCAGTTATCGAGATAGATCCTATCCTCGTAGCTGTCAATAGTAGAAGAGGGCGGGGCTAGTTGTCATAGGTGTCAGGCTAGTCTTGTTAAGGCAGCGTCACACATATCACTTTTAAGGTTCCTTTACACTCTACTACACTAGCTACCTACTTGATTTTAACCTCTaaccgcccagagacctataaaaaggtctcctgttccattctaatttgaactttgtgttgacaaaataaaatctcATTTTGCTTGgtaaggtttgacgtatgggcggctagaggttaagaatGAAACCAGAATGTCTGttacaaaataatacataacTTGTGATCCCTTACAGGAACCCTCTGCGCTCTGCTACTCCGTCAATCCTAAGTCCCTCATATCGGCAGCTTGCCGACAGCAGATAACTCGGTTATGTTAGTCCTTTTACTGCAGTGCCTGAGCGCCTAAACTATCTAGAATAGGTTAAGTGCTTTAAATATTCTAAGCCTTTAATGGGGTGACGTAGATCCCTTCACTTATAGCAGGCAGCTTTGATGAACATttgttgtaaaataaaattaaaataatctttatGAATCTGAACGAAAATGGACTTTAGCACACtgttttctaaagtaaaataaacaaatgcTCATACTGTTCCTATTGCCCCGACCAAAATAAACTATCTATGTGTCTCATATCCCACATGACCTTATACCTATTTAGATTTTCTGACAAATACAAATATCAAATGTACAGACAGCGACAAACAATAATCAATATAATTGCTTGTGTGTATcattaggtattaaaaaaaaagtaaacagacaatttgtaatttttcgGGTGGTTactagttataacatttattggttaaccaaccaaatacaaaaccgcctggatcagtcactatATGAAttaactttaacctacattattttaacatgtaatgttttcaactACCCTTAACTGGCTTAAGgaaccatttgagggtagattttgtttactttttacaaagtATAGATATAGACATGCATATATGTCGACTGCTGTTATTACACATTGAAAGCCGATCGGTGTCCATAACGTTAAACTTACCTTCGTAAGATATTATCATAATTAAGCCCATTACACCCTTTGATATCCTATCCTCACCTTACCCAATAAACCCATCAACAATATCTTAACGGTCCCAAAATGACCCACATTACCCAAAGGTATTGTTTAATTGTCGACCTCAATTATCGAGGGGCAAGTGACGTGTTAATAACAGTTTAACTAACAATAGGTAGACCTTATGTGGTTGTGATAAGGTTTAAGATGGGTCAAGTTGTTTGTGTTGGAAATTACCTTAGGAATTTAATTTACCTGAAACTATTAGGGCCGTTATGGTCCCGTAAGCAGTTGGGTTGAGAAGGTTATGCTTCGTTACAtgttaaaggtattagatatagCATTAAGGAAATAGGGAGTACACAAAGGTAAGGAACATTAGCTAAAGtgtaattctatggaacttgcgaactatgtaaacaaacagccttattgaaactgtcaaaaaatatgaatttactagtgagatttgtttacatagttagcaagttctatagaatgataCAATATATTACAGCAAATATGGCTATTACGCATTTCGGGAAAGTACTGAATACAACATGGAAgaaaaacatatacctacattaatccAGACAAGAAACGTttaacaaggaagggtacccaactgtccgactccgatttgatatattttgatatatgttatagagtagtctaaaataacggacacgtattttttttagctgcccaaactcaacctgttaggagaaaatttattttagagttattttagactactctataacatatatcaaaataaatcaaatcggagtcggacagttggttACCCTTCCTTGTAAGTAAAATATGTGTTAGTAACCTATTCGATTAAGTCTTCTTAGTAAGCGCATCCTTCGTATAGAAGAAGAGTCTCAGCGACAGGAAGTAGACGATCTCCATGAAGCTGAGCACACTGCAGCCAAGGAACAGACCCGCCATGCTGCCCACAGCCACTGAACACAAAggttattagagttagaccaagagaaaacgatgttgatagcacacgcagtgcaagtgccatattatacgtcataatttcataaaatgttTCATCATAGAATTTTCAGATGAATGTTGAAATTGTTGCAGACTTCTCGCGGTTCAATCCTAGCATTAATTCctatagtaataataaatgATGTATTTTATATTCCAACCCCGTTATCAAAATTATtgtattcattgaaaaataagGGTTGGCACAAATTCGTACTTGCGCGTTAAGACGATCGTCAAAATCGtaacaaaaccataacaaattgataAATTAGAATCAATCTCACactttcaacattttataaatgtataTTATTACCTATTAATCGTAAAGCAATACCTACCTAGCACGTCAGTAAAACCGAAGATTATGTCTCTCCTGTACCGCATCCGGGGATAGGTGACGATGCCCCACTGCAGATTTGTGCCCAGAAACCACTCTTGCAATACCTGAAAAATTAAGGTGCATCTTGTATTCTCCCAAATGTGTGTACAAAGGAAGTAATATTAATGTGATTTTCCTAATTATGTGACAGGGATTACGAGATTGGTAATAATCAATTTCGCAATTTCATTCGGCACTATAATTACGTAGtaactatttattaatctgTGTCTATTTATTATGCAGCACCGAATATGATGACAAGATACACATAAAAAAGAGAGATTACGAACATAAGACTGTATAACATAGTTGACATCGTCGCAGATGGGAAAACAGCCGCAGTTGATTTTCTTCTTATCCTTGTCTACTTCGAGCTTATACAGCTCATctgcaataaaatatatttactctAAATAACTCCTTCTCGACCCACTATCACTAACGTAGCTATAACAGTCGCAAAATCCATGGAAAAAGCAgtcgaaatttgaaatttactgttgaaagataaaataaataattgaatgaATAAATTGGTGTTACGGATGTTACGTCTGGTGGCGCAGTCCTTACCTTTGTATTTAGAGAGACAGCGCATTCCAGCCACATCGCAAATATTTTCATCGCCTGCAAGAAATTATTAGCAATACAACGTAAACAACACTTTAGTGATCGTTTAGGCGTTATTGCAGGTTTTATTGAGAAAGATTGACAACGTGACAAGAAAGAAACACTATTGTACGATTCCCACCTCCAATATTCCCACCGACCGGTTGGAGTCGGGCCGCGCCGGAGCGCATTTTCAATTGCATCTCAAGGTATAAACTCAAGAAAACGCAAGATTAATTAGATTATTAGCAAAATTAATCAACGAATTTTGCTCTCACCAATCCTCCTGTAGAAGTATGGTATACAGCCACAGTACTTCATACACAGCCGGATCCGACACTCCATACGGCACATGGTGTAGGTGTAGACTGAGTTATGCTTTAGCGGGTTTTCATTGAGGAAGCGGCAGCGACGCTGGGCTACACTTAGCCTGAAAATTGTAGTCAGATCAGGCATTTTATAGAGTCTAgagcggaaagagaagagtcatagaATGTAATGGTTCCCTCATAATTATGGCACTACTTTTCTCTCTCCGTACCCTGACTATACCTACATTAGATAGATAGTTagataatttctttattcatacCCACAATATACATGGAATTGAAAAGTATAATACCTATAAGATAAGAACATAATCGCTAAAAACTATTAACTACTGGCTACCAAATTTTTCGCAACCTCCCGGTCGGTACCCACTTTACACATACATCATTTTAATTTGTGATctgcaatatttttttctagcTTTTTTTAGGAATCAATGTCTTCAAACCTTAAGGATGACTTAAGCTAGGCCGGACCGGAGCTtacggagcttcgttttctatggaaagcaccactcgatcaccgatcagccgtcatagaaactgacatgtcggacgcctcggcccgggtaCGGCCCaatctagcgtgagtcatcctttactttcAGCGAGAAagtgtcatattttcataggaaTTCATCATTGACTTGGAGTTTATACAATTTTCTTTGACATACTTAGCAGCTTCAGGCGAGGTGTAGACGGTAAGAGCGGTCACATACATCTTCATGTAGAAGTCCTGTGCCGAGTGCTGGAACTTAGTGGATATGTCTGGTACTTCCAGGGGGCCGTGGATGTACACCTACGCAATTTAGATTTCGGCTTATGAAAGAGTCAAAATCTGGTCAACATTATGTACATACGCAATTCCGTTTTATGAAAGAGTCAAACTCTGGTCAAAattaatgtaagtaggtacgcaATTTAGATTTCGGCGTATAAAAGAGTCAAAATCTGGTCAAAATTATGTACGTTCATTAATTCATAGTAAAAAcatagtaaaaaaaacaaaatgtctcAAAATAAATTCGTaacttttttagtaattaataaTACCTAGATTAGTACTGAGGCTAAGGACgggttgaaattttgaaatttctTTAACCACTTGGTTTCTACCTGAGATAATTCCTTGAGTGAGTCTGAGTCTCATGAGTCTAATATCTTAAATCGTACTTATTTCACTATAAAGCTGTAGTACTACCTACTGCCTAGTACCTACTGCCTAATACTCATTATTGTAGGTGTTACCTATGCTATACTTGAATAAttctgtaaaataataattatatgtatttagtAGCATTTGCCATGTAAAAGAAATATGCAGGGATGATAATAgtttgataaaatataatatatgcaGTTGTAACTTACATCATAAGCAGTCGATAAATTAATCACTTGGGCGAACACTTCACCGTCCAAAGGATGAACGAAAAACGTCTCGTTTTGATGTTTTATCACGTCCCATCTATTTGCTTCTCTATACCTGTAAACGAATTAATTGTAACACATGATTTGTATATGAAATTGAAGCTTAGGGTATATTTGAGAGCCCTGTCCAAAAACTCACTTGAAcataaaatgtatataataagtAATTTACATAATAAGTAATATACTCAAACGTTTTCAGCATAAAGCTAGTGATACTCATTATTTCAACTACATGAACAATAAATTCTGTTAGTTGAAAACATTAAAAACAGTAGTAGTAACAATTATTGTTTAGATTAAACAGCTTGAATTATTGATATGATACAAATGACATGATATGAACTTGACACGCACGCATcaagtaaaaataaatcaacttaagagttttaaaagtaagtacGAATAGACCTAAAGGTTTGCTATCCTATTTAGATTTTTAGAACTAGATTTCGGTACTTACGAAGGCGAATTATACTCAGCAACTTTCGAATTGATGGCATAACACAGTCCCATCTCCGTAATAGTGGGTTGCACCTTCAGAAGAATCCCCGAAGCACCTGGAcaataataatttcaaaatgTGCGGTCACGCGCTTTCgtagtaaaattaaaaagtatctCATGATTTTTGTCCTATTCTGTTACCgtttttttcatagactttgtatAACGGTAACAGAATGAAAGAAACGAATACATGGAAATTgtgggtaattttttttctccTGTTGGGATCGCAAGAGGtcttgattctgagtagaagtAATAAAACAATTCCCAATCTAAAAAATCTAgtatatacatttaaataaaattacctatgGTCAATGTGGGTCCAAAATGAGCAGTCAAGTTGAGAAGGGTGGGTAGATATTCGGTGGTAGGTATTGGGTCATACTCGGGTAGTTCCTCGAAATTCTTGTACGTTGAGTTGGATAGTTGCATAATGAACTTTTTGAGGGCTGTCTTGTCTGGGACTGGGGAGTTTCTGCAAAATGAGGCTTGATGAGAAAAATATGACTGCGAATTTAGTCCGATTAACAAAGTGAATGAAAGAAACGAGAAAAAAATGCTGTACACAAAAGTGTCAAAAACAATCCTGATCAAGAAAACCGGatgttttttaaaattttgctgTTACTTTTACTATTCATAAAGTATTTAGTAGTAACACGTATGCCATGCACAGGTCCTAATAATTTTGTAGATTATGGAACATGTATCAAAAAACCTGCTTTTCATTCTAATTTAAATTGTTTCGATTATTATTCACTAACGCATAAGATACGCTGAACACTgaaa contains:
- the LOC134664771 gene encoding uncharacterized protein LOC134664771; translation: MSSPVRKSHRTGLLPVASMDEEDFTLVSRKKKARTAPRKTQCGTAEPANSGLRIATPSKALYVSRLHYTATAAEVVEYVHQKTGYTLRVFQLRSRHYVHFNSFVVRVPRPLQGTIECTDFWPKGVVFRRFRGKLPNPTQEQPMQRSHAVLSTK
- the LOC134664773 gene encoding sodium channel protein Nach-like, translated to MFSERTYQARIIQEDYRSAATSKYVQPEEPSKAKLLFQAVKKKAASYLVIFLDTSSIHGLNHLVAPGRHPLEVLLWLALVILSVFGSVYLSSTTWERYQSSPTVVSMDRDMFAWNTTFPCVTICPHRRIDAKKLELYVRNSPVPDKTALKKFIMQLSNSTYKNFEELPEYDPIPTTEYLPTLLNLTAHFGPTLTIGASGILLKVQPTITEMGLCYAINSKVAEYNSPSYREANRWDVIKHQNETFFVHPLDGEVFAQVINLSTAYDVYIHGPLEVPDISTKFQHSAQDFYMKMYVTALTVYTSPEAAKLSVAQRRCRFLNENPLKHNSVYTYTMCRMECRIRLCMKYCGCIPYFYRRIGDENICDVAGMRCLSKYKDELYKLEVDKDKKKINCGCFPICDDVNYVIQSYVLQEWFLGTNLQWGIVTYPRMRYRRDIIFGFTDVLVAVGSMAGLFLGCSVLSFMEIVYFLSLRLFFYTKDALTKKT